The nucleotide window ACATTTTATTGGACGTTTGACGGTTATCAGCCGATCAAAGGCTTCTTCGGTTTAGCCTTGCATAAACCGCAAGAGGGTTGGTTACCCTTGGAAACCGATGTGGATGTGATCGTGCAAACCTTTGGTGAACTCGGCAAAGGCGAAATTGTGATATCGGGTAAAAAAGGTGAAATTGGTGGCGGTGCAGATAAAAACCAACTGAACTTTGATCTCAAAACGCGTGGTGACTTACGCTATAACAACACTGTGGCACAAACTAATTTAGACTACCATATTAGCGGTGTTTTTGAGGCACCTACGCTGCTGTTCCGCCCTGGTTCCGTGTTCAAAATGGATAATGTACAACCTGATACTAAAATCCATGCACGCCTGCCGTTGGATAACATACAAGTGGGACGCTATGGTTTAGAGGGGCGTCTGCAAGCCACTTTACAAGGATTCACCCCACAGTTTAAGCAGTTAAATTTAAAGCTTGATGGACAGGCACATGAGTTTATTGCCGGAATTAAAACCGTGTTTGATTTGCGTGATGAAAAGCAAAATTTACGCGCAGCAGAAATGCGTGCAGCGAACCGTTGGGATTGGACGATTGACGGTGAGGCGCACTGGACCTCTTTGAATACGCCGGTGAACATAAAAGGTGTGGGCTTTTGGGAAGCGGATCATATTGAATTAAATCAACTTTCTGCCCATTCCGGCAATGTGCATACCAGTGGAGTGAAAATGGCACCTTTGACATTGGAATTGAAAGATCGCCTACGTTGGGATTATGAAGCAGCGCATCTTCGCGGGCTACTCCAGGCCCAAACGGAGTGGATTGAATTTGCGTATGGCGGACGCTTTGTTCGTCCGGTATTTGGCGTGGGGATTGAAGGAAAAAGTATCGATAATTTCAATTTGGCAGGGGATTTAAAAGCCGGTGCGCTTGGTCCGATTGACGTTACCGCCCGTTATGAAAATCAGGCACTGAATGGCAACATTCGCTGGCAAGGGCAATCGGCGAAAGTGTTCCAATCCTTATTCCCACAACAATGGTCATGGATTATTCGCCATGGCAGCATTCAAGGGGGCAGTGATTTTGTGATTAACGAGGATGGCGTGGCGTTACAGGGAGAATTTAATTTGCGCAATGTTGGCATCACCTTCCCTGATGGAGAAATTCAAGCGTTGACGATTCGTTTTCCAATAAATTATCAAAAACTTGCCCTACGAACCGCACGCACAAAACCGATTCAGGTCGCGGCGAAAAATATCCGCGTGGGTGCGCTTGCCATACGTGAAGCGGCTTTTGATGTATTTGGTACTTACCCTAACTCCGCCAAGCAACCACTAACTTTGCAAAAAGTGAAGGTCGGCGTGTTTGACGGTTTGCTTAGCGTGCCCAGTTTGAGTTTCCCTCAACACAAAATAGCCGTGTTGCATTTTGACAACATTGATTTAGCGCAAGTGATGGAATTGGCACAATATAACCAAGTGAGCGTCAGCGGACGGGTTAATGCCTCCTTGCCGTTCTGGTTAGGGCATAATGCCTGTTTAATTTGTAACGGGCGTCTTGAACAAGCCGGAAAATTGAAGATTAAACTTCACGATAATATGGTGAGTAGTTTGAAAAAAGGCGGTTTAACAGAGCGGATGTTAGTGGATTTATTAAAAGAAATGGAATTGGAAAAATCTCACGCTAACTTGAATTTGACGCCTGACGGAAACATGACATTGGGGGCTACGATCACGGGGCTTAATCCTACTAGACGGCCTCACCATCCAATTACTTTGAATTACACCCATCAAGAGAATATGTTTGAGCTTTGGGATATGGTTGACTACGGCTCGCAATTTGAACAAAATTTACAATATCAACTTTATCGACATTTAGAACAATGAAAAAACATCTGAAAAAATCACCGCACTTTTGGGGTTTGCTTGCCGTTTCTCTCCTGCTTTCCGGTTGTAAACCAACCATTCAATTAGAAACTCCTAAAGAGGGCATCACCATTAATATGAATGTGGTGGTGGATCATAATATCAGCGTCAAAATGGATGAAAAAACCAAAGCGGCGACAGAGGCGGCTAAACGCAAGTCTAAATAAGACACCGCAAGGTATCATAAAAAACGGGGCTTTTTAGCCCCGCTTTTTTTATTATAGCCAGCCAAAGTCTGGCTATAAAAACCATACGCTATGCATATGGAGCCAAATTTAACCTCTCGTAGCGTGCAACTTGTTGCACGAATAATTAACCTCGATACGTAATTCACGATTTCATGCGTAGCGTGCATCTTGATGCACGACCAAATCACGCACGGAACGTTATTTAACTCTTTCTGGCATTCACGATTTCGTGCAACAAGTTGCACGCTACAATTCACTAAAATAGAGATATGAAAATAAACACGGTTACCGGTTTTCACAAGCTCCTTGAGGGGCTTGTGAAGTATAGATCCTTATAGGGGAGCCTAAAAACAGCACGTTTTACGTGCGGATTGTTATTTTTACGCCATACCGTCAAGATCGGATTTATGGGTATTCAAACGAGCAAAGTAATCTTTGGTTTCTTCAATAATCACGTTTCGCAACCCAATTAAGGCGATTAAGTTAGGAATCGCCATTAAGCCGTTCACAATGTCCGCCAAAATCCAAATTAAGTTTAAGTGAATGAATGAACCACAGCCGACCAAAATAATAAAGGCTAAACGATAGAGCTTAATGCCTTTGATGCCGACTAAATATACAAAACAGCGTTCACCGTAATAACACCAGCCTAGAATTGTGGTAAAGGCGAAGAACAATAAGCCGACGGTGACAATAGTCGCACCGACAGAGGATCCTAACCCTTGTGAGAAAGCGTAGTTTGTCACCGCAGCGCCCGCCATGCCCGGTGCTTGCCATGCGCCGGTGAGTACTAATACGATTCCCGTCATGGTGCAGACGATGATGGTATCAAGGAATGTCCCTGTCATGGAAATTAGCCCTTGACGCACCGGCTCTTTAGTTTGCGCGGCGGCAGCGGCGATGGGTGCGCTTCCCAAGCCGGATTCATTGGAGAAAATCCCCCGCGCCACGCCTGATTGAATCGCTTTCATGACCGTGAAACCCAGCGCACCGCCCAATGCGGCCTCAGGGTTAAAGGCACTGTGTAAAATCAGGCCAAGTGCGGTCGGAATTTTATCTAAATTTAATAAAATGATGATGATGGATGTCGCCACATAAAATACCGCCATAAAGGGTACGATGTAAGAGGACACCAGCGCAATGCGCTTCACACCACCAAGAATGATGAGCCCAACAAGCAAAGTAATGATAGCGGCGGTGATTTCGATCGGCACGCTGAAGGTGTCGTTCATGGCTTGCGTAATCGCATTTACTTGCGGGAAGGTGCCGATGCCGAAAAACGCCACCAATACACCGAAGATGGCAAATAATTTGGCTAACCAGCCTAAGCCGAGACCGCGTTCGATGTAATACATCGGACCGCCCGCCATAAAGCCGTTTTTGTCACGCACACGATATTTCACCGCCAGTAAACATTCCGCATATTTGGTTGCCATGCCGAGTAATGCAACCAACCACATCCAGAAAATGGCACCCGGACCACCGGCCTGCACGGCGGTGGCAACACCTACGATGTTCCCCGTGCCGATAGTGGCGGCGAGAGCAGTGCACAAGGCAGCAAAAGAAGACACATCCCCTTTTTGCTGAAGACCGGAATCTCGCTTGAATAAATAACGCAATGCGCGCGGTAACTGTGTGATTTGAATGAAACCCAGCCGCAGCGTTAAATATAATCCTGTGCCGGCTAATAAAATAAGAAGGGGGGGACCCCACACGAATGTGTTGATTGCAGATAAAACGTCTTCTAATGACATTTGAAATTCCTCGTAAATAACCTGATTACAAGGAGGCGAAAAGAATTTTGCGGATAGATAAAATAGAAAATAACACAATGAAATTGCGCTATACCAACCGAAATCTTCTGCCCCTGTCCTTTTGCCTGAGCGTTTGAAAAGCCTTGTTTTACGGCTTCTTTGCGCCTTCGGCGTCCGTGAGTGCTAAATGTTGCACACGGATCTCTCCAAGGGTTCGTCCAGTAACAGTCCCTGCCATCGCGCCTGAAAGATTTTACCTCGTCGGCGTGGGGTCAATTCCCCGCTCTCCAGCTACCTTCATCCGAACAATTTATGTTTGCACATAAAGTGCGGTAGATTTTAACAAGATAGTATTAGAATCTCAATCTTACGGGTTATCCCACTGCCATTTTTTTGCAATATAACTGCAGCTTGGCACTAATTTCAGTTGATTTTCTTGAATAAAAGCGACCAACGCTTGATATAACTTATCCGCCACACCTTGTCCGCGCAAGGTTTCGGACACATAAGTATGATTGGCATTAATCGTTTTTTCATCGATAAAATAATAGGTTAGCTCCGCAACGCGTTGTTGTTGATCATCTAAAATAAAAAAGGCGCCTTGCCCGTGATTTTCTTCATGTTGAATTTGCATTAGTGTTTCACCCAATCGCTGTCTTCATTTAATAAACCGTTTTCGGCAAAATCGGCGGTATCACAAGGAATCGCTTTTTCTTCCGCCGCCCATTCGCCCAAATCAATTAACTGGCAGCGTTTACTACAAAATGGTCGGTAGAGGCTTTGTTCCGACCATTCAACCTGTTTATGACAAATCGGGCAAGGCACGCTAAAGGTCTCGTCAGTCATTAAATTTCTCCGCAAGTTGTAAATAATGATGGTGTAAGTCTAACACTTTTTGCTTTAACTGCAGCAGGCTTTCGCTTAAATCCGCATCGTTATTGATGACATCATCGGCGTGTTGTAGGCGTTCCGAGCGACTGACTTGCGATTGCATGATATTTTTGATTAATGCCAACGAATTGTTATCGCGTTGACTTGCCCGCGTCAGTTGGGTTTGTTCGCTCACATCCACTACCAACACCCGTTGGCAAAGTGCGGTCAGTTTATTTTCTATTAATAGAGGCACCATAAAAATGCAATAAGGCGCACGTTGTTGTGCCAGTTGGTTAAGCATTTCGGTGCGAATGGCGGGGTGTAATAATTGATTCAGCCATTGCTTTTCGGTTTCGTGATGAAACACCTTTTCCCGCAAGGCGGCGCGATTGAGTTCGCCGTTTTCTAACAGCATTTCCGTGCCAAAGTGTGCCACGATTTGTTGTAACAAAGGAGAGCCTTTTTCGACTACTTGACGCGCCACGATATCGGCGTCAATAACCGGTACACCGAGTTCGGTAAATAATTTGGCGATGGTGCTTTTGCCGCTACCGATTCCCCCTGTGAGACCTACCACATAAGTCATGTTGATTTCCTGAAAAGCCTATTGAGAATGTGTAGATCATAAGACCATGGCTTCAATTAAGCAACTGACACAGTACGCCGGACAAGCAAAGAAACGGGCCGAAAGGAATGGCGGTTAAGTGACGTTGGTTTAGCTTGCCGTAAAGTGCATAAACCAAGCCCAAGAGGCAAGCAAGTAATAAAAAGGCGGGTAATTGCTCATAAGAGAAAAACGCGCCTAATCCCAAGGCAAGCCAGCAATCGCCACGCCCGAAGGCTTCTTGTTTGTAATACCCTTTGGCGCCGTAGTAGATAAGAGAAAAAACACCGAAAAAAATGACCGCACTTTGCAGGCTTTGTTCCAGTGTAAGGGGCGTAATTTGCCAATAGGCTGCGCCTAATCCGAGGGCAAACAGGTTTTGGCATAGGGCGGGAGAAATTAAGCGGTAATACCCATCCACCACCGAGATGGCGAATAATAAACTACAAAAACACGCCCAACATATTGCCGTGAAGATGTCTTCGTTTAGCCAATTGCAAAGGGCAAATAATAAGGCGAAAAAGAGGCAGTAATAAGGTTGGGAAATCTTGGTTTGAATGGGCGTCAATATGGATTTCTCCGGCGCAAAGTGCGGTGGATTTTCAGGGTAAATTTCAACATAGGCTGCATGAATTTCTTGACTTAAACGGAAGGCAAAGTGATGTACATAGCCATAAATCACGCGCCCAACAAACCAACCTGCCAATACAAATGCCACGCCTATCATTGCACCAACGCGCCCATATTGAAAATCGGCAAATACATCCCGAGCATAATTAAGCCGATCAGCCCACCGATAATGACCATCAACAGCGGCTCCAGCATTTGTGACAGCAGATCGATCTGATAGTCCAATTGTTGTTGATGATCGTTGGCAATAAATTGCAACATTTTAGGGAGCTGACCACTTTGTTCGCCCACCTGTAACATTTGTTGTGCCGCCAACGGAAAAATCTGGCTACTCACACTGGCGGAGAAGGCATAACCTTGTTGTAGCCAGTGTAAAATGGATTGCACTTCTTCGATTAACAGCCAATCGCCTTGCACGTTTGGCGATCTTTGCCAACTTGGATTTTGTGGTAAAAACGACTGCAAAGCCTGATTCAGCGGCACGCCCGCCTGTAACATTAAAAATAAACTGCGACTAAATCCCACCAAACGAGAAAGTTGCACGATGCGATTCAGTACAGGCATGGCATTGATTATTCGGATTTTTTGCCGATTAAACCAAGGGGAATGTTTCAAGCGGGCGCGAATAAACAGAATAGTCAACGTCATACAAATTAACAGATGCAGCCAATAATCCTGTAATCCTTGCGACAGTGTGAGTAGCACTTGGGTGAAAGTCGGGAGTTGCGCACTACTGCTGTCATACATTTCAGCGAATTGCGGCACGATAAACAGCAGTAAAAGTGCGGTTAAAATCAGCGATATGCCAAGTACCAACACTGGGTAAAGCAGAATTTTTCGAATCTTGCGTTGCAACGCCAATGCCTGCTGTTTGTGTTGCGCGATTTCATGGCATACGGTGGGTAACTTGCCCGTCATTTCACCGACTTTAATCAATTGGCGATCTTGATAGGTTAAATAGGCATGTTGTTTTTCTAAGTGTTGTTTTTCTAAGGCTTGGGAAAATGCCAAACCGCTTTCAATATCCTTTAAAAGTTGGCGCAACCAACTGTTTAGCGCAATATTGGTGCAATGTTGTAACAAAATTTGCAGACTATTTTTTAACGGAACCGCCGCTTGTAATAAGGTCGCCAACTGAGAAAGCAACGCACAGACTTCGGCGTTTTTAGGCTTGCTGTTTAATTGCCAATTTTGTTGCAGTTTAATGTGTTGTAAACCGCGTGACATTAGCTGTTGTTGCGCTATCATGGCGCTTTCTGCCACAATCGTGCCTTTCTGCTTTTGTTGTAAACGGTTGATTCCACGCCACTTGAATAATTTCAGTTTACGCATTTGGTTGCCCCAATACCCGTTGCACTTCGGCTAAATCCGTCACTTGCGACTTCACTTTTTCTAATGCGCTGGCATATAAATTCTGAAAATCCAATTGATAACCTGAGGTTTGTGATACATCAGGCTGAAGGAATTGATAAACACCGATTCGACCTTGGTAGCCTTGATGACAATCGCAAAAACGCGTGGCATTTCCACCGCACTTTTGGCATCGTTTACGCACCAAGCGTTGGGCGATCACCAATAATAAACTGCTATCGATTTCGTGTTGTTGAATGCCAAGTTGTTGTAAACGTGAGATAGCTGAAGGGGCATCATTGGTATGTAGCGTCGATAATACCAAATGGCCGGTTTGCGCCGCCCGTAAAGCCATGGCGGCACTTTCTTCGTCACGAATTTCACCCAACATAATAATGTCGGGATCTTGACGCAAAAAGGTACGCAACAAGCGACTGAAATCTAAGCCGATTTGAGGATTGACTTGGGTTTGGATAATGCCCGGCAATTGAATTTCAATGGGATCTTCCGCCGTCATAATGTGTTTCTCGGGCGTATTGAGCCATTGTAATGCCGTATATAACGAAATACTTTTGCCACTTCCTGTCGGACCAGTGACTAAAATCAGCCCTTGCGGTTGGCTGAGCGCATGACGAAAGGTGTGTTGCTGTTGTTCCGTCATGCCCAGTTCACTAAAAGCCAGCTGTACGGGGCGGTTTTGTTGTAAACGCAAGACGGCTTTTTCACCAAAATGCGTCGCGAGTGTGGAGAGCCGAAAATCCAAAATATCGGAAAACGTCGTTTTAAACTGAAACCGTCCGTCTTGCGGCAGGCGGGTTTCGCTGATGTCCAATTTCGCCAGTAATTTCAAACGGGAAATTAGTCGGTTGGCGAGCGCCTGCGCAATGGTATTTTGCACTTGCAATACGCCGTCAATACGAAAACGGACTTGTAAAAAATCCGCTTGCGGTTCTAAATGAATATCGGAGGCTTTTTTGGTGGTGGCGTTTTCAAAAATTTGGTTAAGCAACTGAATCGTTGGCTCATCGGAGAATTGTTCTTGTTGCTCCTGAGGCGTGACGGAATAAAAGAGCGGTTGATTTTCATCGAGTTTTTCTTGATGTGGCACTAAATCCTGCAAGGCCTTTTTTAACACGGCAGGTTCAATGAGTACCGGCTCAATATTTTTCCCGGTTAAAAAGGAAAACGCTTCACAAGCGGCAAGGTTGGCTAAGGAATCCAACCCTAGCCATAATTTTTGTGGTTCTTCTTTTAATGGTAGCGCCAAATAACGCAAAAGAACGCTTTGTTGCTGTTGGTTTTGTTGCCATAACTCGGGCGTAATCGTAAAGAGATCGCCTTGTTGGCTACGGATCGTATAGGAAGATTCCACCAAATGCTGCATCAAGCCACCGCCCCGTGATTATGAACAAAAACCTGCCGGGAAGATGTCGGCGTTAGTGCCGCAAGAGGCCGTCCATGTAACGCCATTTGAGGTGCCACCGGATGCCGTTAGGGTATAAGTAACATTGTCTAATGTGCTTTTTCCGACCACTGTGATGGCACCGTTTTTAACCGCCGTGGATTTGACATATTTTTGTGTGGCATTTGTGATGTCGGGTTGAATGCCATTTTGTCCGCCACTACAGCCTTCTGTTTTGCCGGTGTTATAAATGCACAATTCCACTTCAGCACGAAGTGGCGCAGAGGCTTGCAACAGTTCGGAAACTGCCGCTTTTTTGGTGTAGTTTTGATAAGATGGAATGGCGATAGTGGCTAAAATTGCCACGATCGCAATGACGATCATTAATTCAATTAATGTAAACCCTTTTTTCATGGATTTCACGGAGAAAAATGCGGACTGACTTTTCATAAAACCTACCTTTGTAAAATAAAATTTGGGATTATTTTGTTTTGGTATTTTGTGATAAAGGAAGAAACACAGCGAAAGTTGACCGCACTTTTGTGGGATTCTGATCGCAAAAATAAGATTCATATGACAGAAAAAACACTCAAAATTGATAACGGCTGGTTGACCAATACCCGCAAAGTAATATCCCCCCATTTTGATCTGCGTCCTGATCCGCAAGATATTTCTTTATTGATTATTCATTACATCAGCCTGCCGCCGGAGCAGTTTGGCAGCAGTGATATTGATGATTTTTTTCAAGGCAAATTGGATCCTCATCGTCATCCTTATTTTGCCGAGATCAGCACACTTCGGGTGTCGGCACATTGCTTGATTAATCGAGCAGGCGAGATAACCCAGTATGTGAATTTTAATGATCGCGCTTGGCACGCAGGCGTTTCCTGTTTTGAGGGACGGGAAAAATGCAATGATTTTGCCATCGGGATTGAATTGGAAGGAAGCAATGAGCAACCGTTTACCACGCAACAATATGCGTCTTTACAGCATTTAACACAGGTGATTATGCAGGCTTATCCGTTAATTACCAAGGAACGCATTGTCGGCCATTGTGATGTTTCGCCGGGGAGAAAAATCGATCCGGGACAATATTTTGATTGGACAAGATATTTACAGGCTCTTTAGTCTTACACAAAATTAGTATTGAACAATAAATAGACAGCAAAAAATGACATTGATGTGGCATTTGTGAATAGAGGTTAATTTGTTGTTAATTTATTGATAAATAAAGATAAATTTAAAAATTTTTAAAGCGTAACTTCGGTTTTGAAATGTTATTTTGAGTTATTCCTTGGTGAAAACACAATTTTATCCACAGAAATACTGAATAACTCACAGGCGGCTGAATCACTGTCTGAACTTGGTGAAAATATGGGTGAACAGGGGAATTTTTTCGGTGGCATTGATGAAAAAAATAACGTGAATAGCGTCATGAGCACATCATCCCATTGGATGCTAAAAATTTAATTCACAGCGACTATGCCTAGGTAAAATCTGAGAGCAGCAAAATTTAAAAGCAGATTGTTTCCTGTTTTCACCAAGTTATCCACAAGGTTATTCAAGATACAAAGCGGAATGTCGAACCGAAGTGAAAAAAATCAAGGGATTTTTGACCGCACTTTATAACTTTTGAATCTATGGCATAGCCTTTATTTCTTTTTTAATGCTTGCACTCTCCTGTAGTATGTCAAAGGTGACATTATGTGATTTATGTAAGGAGTTTATTATGTCAGCATTTCCTATTCATACGATTGAAAGCGCGCCGGAAGCCGCGAAAGAGGCGTTAAAAGCCGTACAAAATGCCAATGGCTTCATTCCGAATTTAATTGGCGTGTTAGCCAATGCGCCAACAGCATTGGAAACCTATCGCACAGTGGGCGCGATTAATGGTCGTAATAGTTTAACGGCGGCAGAACGTGAAGTGGTTCAAATTACGGCGGCGGTGGTGAATGGGTGTGGCTTTTGCGTTGCTGGGCACACTAAAATTGCGTTGAAAGTGTTGAAACTTGAAGAAACACTGGTGAATCAAATTCGCGCCACAGCACGCATTGAACAAGACGATAAGCTTGATGCACTAGCGCGCTTTACCTTGGCAGTGATTTTACAAAAAGCAAAACTCACAGCTGCGCAACAACAAGCATTTTATGCGGCAGGTTATACCCAAGAAAACGCCATTGATGTCGTGTTAGGGGTAAGTCTGGCAACATTGTGTAACTATGTGAATAACCTTGCGGATACGCCAATTAATCCGGAATTACAAGCCTTTGCGTAATTTTCTTCCTGCTAATGTGAGGGCAATCGGATGATTTGCCGTTAACATTCGGTTTATTTTTATTTAAAGACTAAGCACTGTACTGCATTGTGCTTAGTCTTTTTTATTTTGTTTTCTCAGGCACTGAAATGAAATTGAAGCTATAATAGCGGTGAAAATAAACAAGGAATTTTTATGCGTTTAGATAAATTTTTAGCGGAAACAACCGGTTTAACCCGTTCACAGGCAGCAAAAGTATTACGTCAAAGTGCGGTCACCGTTAACGGTAAAATTGAAAAGAGCGGGGCGGTGAAAGTGAGCCCTGATGATGAAGTTTGTTATGATGGTGAGCGCTTGACGTGGGTAGAAAACGGGCAATACATTATGTTGCACAAACCGCAAGGTTACATTTGCTCCCATGAAGATGGCGATTATCCGACCATTTATCAATTTTTTGATTATCCGTTATCTGCCCGTTTGCACAGTGCTGGGCGGTTGGATGTGGATACCACAGGCTTGGTGTTGCTGACAGATGACGGTCAGTGGTCGCACCGAATTACTTCACCCAAATTTCATTGTGAGAAGACGTATTTGGTCACCTTGGCCGATCCTGTTGAAGCGGATTATGTGCAGGCTTGTGCTGACGGCATTTTGTTGCGTGGCGAGAAAGAACTGACCAAACCTGCTACACTAGAAATTTTAGATGATTACAACGTGAATTTAACCCTGAGCGAAGGGCGTTATCATCAAGTTAAACGGATGTTTGCCTCGTTGGGGAATAAAGTTGTCGCATTACATCGTTGGAAGATCGGTGGTGTGGTGTT belongs to Aggregatibacter sp. 2125159857 and includes:
- the ampD gene encoding 1,6-anhydro-N-acetylmuramyl-L-alanine amidase AmpD, coding for MTEKTLKIDNGWLTNTRKVISPHFDLRPDPQDISLLIIHYISLPPEQFGSSDIDDFFQGKLDPHRHPYFAEISTLRVSAHCLINRAGEITQYVNFNDRAWHAGVSCFEGREKCNDFAIGIELEGSNEQPFTTQQYASLQHLTQVIMQAYPLITKERIVGHCDVSPGRKIDPGQYFDWTRYLQAL
- a CDS encoding YdbH family protein encodes the protein MKRWCGCLLGLIVLTVAIICALPWWITPKQVETWVNRFLAPDYDLQLPERWHLHITGLQLPELDIRAGQCTLATFSDVRLHWWELRQLDVAHAGVDYDCLNRLPSSDETKTSPNLTALFSVLPSVEVNVQHFRLENSQALDIPPRLRALLDADIAATANYDGHRLQLTANAKTHDDHVILHHQSTLARLNHSFQWQGQTDYQPLNGQTYHLHFSTQLQEELSQLPQQGELRVDWQNADFSVNKGALQLSWNGEKGQINAQDLSRDKPLLDVPFTFTADGLAINWGTFYWTFDGYQPIKGFFGLALHKPQEGWLPLETDVDVIVQTFGELGKGEIVISGKKGEIGGGADKNQLNFDLKTRGDLRYNNTVAQTNLDYHISGVFEAPTLLFRPGSVFKMDNVQPDTKIHARLPLDNIQVGRYGLEGRLQATLQGFTPQFKQLNLKLDGQAHEFIAGIKTVFDLRDEKQNLRAAEMRAANRWDWTIDGEAHWTSLNTPVNIKGVGFWEADHIELNQLSAHSGNVHTSGVKMAPLTLELKDRLRWDYEAAHLRGLLQAQTEWIEFAYGGRFVRPVFGVGIEGKSIDNFNLAGDLKAGALGPIDVTARYENQALNGNIRWQGQSAKVFQSLFPQQWSWIIRHGSIQGGSDFVINEDGVALQGEFNLRNVGITFPDGEIQALTIRFPINYQKLALRTARTKPIQVAAKNIRVGALAIREAAFDVFGTYPNSAKQPLTLQKVKVGVFDGLLSVPSLSFPQHKIAVLHFDNIDLAQVMELAQYNQVSVSGRVNASLPFWLGHNACLICNGRLEQAGKLKIKLHDNMVSSLKKGGLTERMLVDLLKEMELEKSHANLNLTPDGNMTLGATITGLNPTRRPHHPITLNYTHQENMFELWDMVDYGSQFEQNLQYQLYRHLEQ
- a CDS encoding GspE/PulE family protein; translation: MQHLVESSYTIRSQQGDLFTITPELWQQNQQQQSVLLRYLALPLKEEPQKLWLGLDSLANLAACEAFSFLTGKNIEPVLIEPAVLKKALQDLVPHQEKLDENQPLFYSVTPQEQQEQFSDEPTIQLLNQIFENATTKKASDIHLEPQADFLQVRFRIDGVLQVQNTIAQALANRLISRLKLLAKLDISETRLPQDGRFQFKTTFSDILDFRLSTLATHFGEKAVLRLQQNRPVQLAFSELGMTEQQQHTFRHALSQPQGLILVTGPTGSGKSISLYTALQWLNTPEKHIMTAEDPIEIQLPGIIQTQVNPQIGLDFSRLLRTFLRQDPDIIMLGEIRDEESAAMALRAAQTGHLVLSTLHTNDAPSAISRLQQLGIQQHEIDSSLLLVIAQRLVRKRCQKCGGNATRFCDCHQGYQGRIGVYQFLQPDVSQTSGYQLDFQNLYASALEKVKSQVTDLAEVQRVLGQPNA
- a CDS encoding prepilin-type N-terminal cleavage/methylation domain-containing protein; its protein translation is MKSQSAFFSVKSMKKGFTLIELMIVIAIVAILATIAIPSYQNYTKKAAVSELLQASAPLRAEVELCIYNTGKTEGCSGGQNGIQPDITNATQKYVKSTAVKNGAITVVGKSTLDNVTYTLTASGGTSNGVTWTASCGTNADIFPAGFCS
- a CDS encoding GNAT family N-acetyltransferase; translation: MQIQHEENHGQGAFFILDDQQQRVAELTYYFIDEKTINANHTYVSETLRGQGVADKLYQALVAFIQENQLKLVPSCSYIAKKWQWDNP
- the yacG gene encoding DNA gyrase inhibitor YacG; this translates as MTDETFSVPCPICHKQVEWSEQSLYRPFCSKRCQLIDLGEWAAEEKAIPCDTADFAENGLLNEDSDWVKH
- a CDS encoding YnbE family lipoprotein; translation: MKKHLKKSPHFWGLLAVSLLLSGCKPTIQLETPKEGITINMNVVVDHNISVKMDEKTKAATEAAKRKSK
- a CDS encoding sodium:alanine symporter family protein, with the translated sequence MSLEDVLSAINTFVWGPPLLILLAGTGLYLTLRLGFIQITQLPRALRYLFKRDSGLQQKGDVSSFAALCTALAATIGTGNIVGVATAVQAGGPGAIFWMWLVALLGMATKYAECLLAVKYRVRDKNGFMAGGPMYYIERGLGLGWLAKLFAIFGVLVAFFGIGTFPQVNAITQAMNDTFSVPIEITAAIITLLVGLIILGGVKRIALVSSYIVPFMAVFYVATSIIIILLNLDKIPTALGLILHSAFNPEAALGGALGFTVMKAIQSGVARGIFSNESGLGSAPIAAAAAQTKEPVRQGLISMTGTFLDTIIVCTMTGIVLVLTGAWQAPGMAGAAVTNYAFSQGLGSSVGATIVTVGLLFFAFTTILGWCYYGERCFVYLVGIKGIKLYRLAFIILVGCGSFIHLNLIWILADIVNGLMAIPNLIALIGLRNVIIEETKDYFARLNTHKSDLDGMA
- a CDS encoding A24 family peptidase — its product is MIGVAFVLAGWFVGRVIYGYVHHFAFRLSQEIHAAYVEIYPENPPHFAPEKSILTPIQTKISQPYYCLFFALLFALCNWLNEDIFTAICWACFCSLLFAISVVDGYYRLISPALCQNLFALGLGAAYWQITPLTLEQSLQSAVIFFGVFSLIYYGAKGYYKQEAFGRGDCWLALGLGAFFSYEQLPAFLLLACLLGLVYALYGKLNQRHLTAIPFGPFLCLSGVLCQLLN
- a CDS encoding type II secretion system F family protein, encoding MRKLKLFKWRGINRLQQKQKGTIVAESAMIAQQQLMSRGLQHIKLQQNWQLNSKPKNAEVCALLSQLATLLQAAVPLKNSLQILLQHCTNIALNSWLRQLLKDIESGLAFSQALEKQHLEKQHAYLTYQDRQLIKVGEMTGKLPTVCHEIAQHKQQALALQRKIRKILLYPVLVLGISLILTALLLLFIVPQFAEMYDSSSAQLPTFTQVLLTLSQGLQDYWLHLLICMTLTILFIRARLKHSPWFNRQKIRIINAMPVLNRIVQLSRLVGFSRSLFLMLQAGVPLNQALQSFLPQNPSWQRSPNVQGDWLLIEEVQSILHWLQQGYAFSASVSSQIFPLAAQQMLQVGEQSGQLPKMLQFIANDHQQQLDYQIDLLSQMLEPLLMVIIGGLIGLIMLGMYLPIFNMGALVQ
- the coaE gene encoding dephospho-CoA kinase (Dephospho-CoA kinase (CoaE) performs the final step in coenzyme A biosynthesis.) yields the protein MTYVVGLTGGIGSGKSTIAKLFTELGVPVIDADIVARQVVEKGSPLLQQIVAHFGTEMLLENGELNRAALREKVFHHETEKQWLNQLLHPAIRTEMLNQLAQQRAPYCIFMVPLLIENKLTALCQRVLVVDVSEQTQLTRASQRDNNSLALIKNIMQSQVSRSERLQHADDVINNDADLSESLLQLKQKVLDLHHHYLQLAEKFND